The window AAACTATCCTTTTTCTTTCACGGCAATTAATAACGTTCACGATCAAATTAACAAGCCCCTATTGTAATCTCTGTCCACTAATCCCACGAATGAATTCCTCAATGTTCCTCTTTGCTACGCACAATGCCTCACCCGCCATAACCCTCTCCCTCAGCTCATCCAGCTTCTCCCGCAAGCGCCTCCCGTCCTCGCCTTCCATGATCCTCCCGACGCAATCCACCACCTCGCCACGGTCGGCACTGCGCAGCCTGATCCCTATCCCCCACGCCCTGACGATGTACGCGCAGTTGATGAACTGGTCGCCGGCCACCGGGTAGCACAGCATGCGAACCCCGTGCCGTATCGCCTCCAGCGTCGAGTTCCAGCCGCAGTGCGTGAGGTAGCACCCGACGGCGCCGTGCGCGAGGACGTCCTCCTGCGGCGCCCACGCGACGATCTTGCCGCGGCCGGAGTACTGATCCGTGTATCCGGCGGGGAGGCCGGCTCGCCACGACGGGTCGTCCTTGAGGACCCACAGGAACGGCCGGCCGGTGGCCTCCAggccgacggcgagctcggTGATCTCGCCCGGCGCGATCGGCGCGACCCATGTCCCGAACGAGACGTACGCCACCGAACCTGGACGCTGCTGGTCGAGCCATTCCATGCAGCTGGTTCTGTCGTCTGCCTGACACGTGCTGGTGTCGTTCTTCGTCGTCTTCATTGGCGAACACCGCAAGTTGCTGTTGCCTTTTGCTCGATCAGTGACGATGGTGGCTAGCAATGGTCCAACTTGGAGGATTTGCTGGTCCTGCGGCAATGGCTGTTGctggtcggcgccggcggcgatggcctcgCCGGGGAAGGAGTTGACGAGGATGCAGCGGAGGGTCTTCACGCGCTCCATTGTCCGGAGCCAGAAGGCGAATCTTGATTTCTGGGTCGCCGCGTCGCCGACGAGCCATGGCAAATCTGTGGTGCTTAGCTCTAGTTCTTCGGGGAATAAGCTGATGATTTCAGCCTGGAGGTTTGCTTTTACTTGGCCCTGGTTTTTGTTGAATCCGTTTGCCAATATGGGAATACCTGTTTCcaaaaagaaaggggaaaaaattaAAGGTATTGATCTGTAAAACCCTAATCGCAGCTGTAAACTGAACATTGGCACATGACTGGGGGAAATTATtcttgaaaaatttaaaaattgagaGTGGATGTAAATATGTAATAATAGGTTTGGTTAGACCACTATTCAACGTGCTACTTCTTAAAAGAAAGACACGGGTATACAAATTGCTAAATAAGGATACTAAATTAATTGCTATAGTGAATAAATACAGTAAGATGCTTCTCAAGTTCCCAACGGCCTGTCCTACTTGTATTCTTCCATGCTTGAATTGCATCCGTATGTCAATGCAATTTTTAAGACTTTCGATCTGTCTATTTTAAAGTCTTTTATGGTACATCATTAATTGTTATTATATACATGTGTGAGCGGGTAGTACCATTAAATAAGTCATGGTAACAATTTGATGTCATACTATTAGTTATTTTAAAACATGCCATTTTAGATGTGTTTCATATGCAAAGCTTTTAAAAACAccattatttaaaatttttagattAGATGTACATTGTCTGTCCAAAAATATAAGCAATTGAAGCATTTAAATATTATccaataatatataaattactacACTAGTATTTCTCGCATCAACCACTTCTTAATTACTAAAATTTCTTCCCTTTTTGCCCCAATTATTCTCAAACCCCCCATTCATCCTAAATGagcactattttttttctcctcgacCTTAAATATCCTTAATCCATGATAAATAACCTAGAAATATTTACTTGTTTAGTTGGTCTTTGCATCAGGAACAATTATGCCTTCTATTGAGAAATGTTGGGAGTATATTGttagatgaagggagtataaaaTTGTATGCGTGATATATTACCTCAAAAACTACCTTGATATGTATAGGATTATAAgtttgttggattttttttactattttaaaaaataacattcAAAGTTGCAACCTGAAGATAATTTCGATgttcaaaacattttttttttactaaagagTACTAGCCATCTATAGAATTAACGTAGTACAGTATTTTGTGATGTGCTTATGACAATTCAAAAGTCATTTGCACCAGATCGAGAATTGTAGttaaaatagaagaaaaaaaagcagaaaGCCAGAAATGGGATGCATGGACGTTGCAGCAGCGCATACCGTATTCCGAGACGAGCCCCCTGTCGATGAGCTCGGGTATGGCCGCCACGACGCGGTAGCTCGCCAGCATCGCCGGCCAGAACCCCACGGCCGCCACGCCGCACCTCGTGGCCACCGGGACGGCCCACGACGCCAgtacgtcgacgacgacggttAGGCACGCTGCCCTCCGTCCAGCAGCTGCaaggcggtcgtcgtcgtcgtcgcgcatGAGCATGAGCACGCGCTCCAGGTGCGCGGGCATGCGGTTCTCCATGGCGTGCACGATGCTGGCGAAGCCCGGATCGccgtctccgtcgtcgccgcccgggATGCCGCTGGGGAAGGAGGCGAGcgccacgccgcctccgccgccgttcccgccgGCCCGCACGACGCGGCGGTGGATGAAATCGGGCAGGACGACGGTGGGCGCGacgtcgccgcgcgcggcgagggcgcgcgccAGGTGGAGCATCGGGGTTACGTGGCCCTGCGCCGGGAACGgcacgaggaagacgacggctgatgcagcgccgtcgccatcgccgtcgacaGGCTTGCGTCCGGTGCCCAtgccgggcggcggccggcgatcgCGTGGCGGATCGAAGACCGGAAGCGATGAACTCGATCGCGTGGCGCAACGTGATGTGTCTGGGAGTTAAAAGATCGAGGCCgagggcgcggcgcgcggcgcgcctgGGGAGCTCGGCTTTGATTTTAGCCAGCTAGCGATCTCTCCTCCTTGGTCACGTTCCTTTCAAGACCCATTTTGACATTCGCTTAATTAAAACATTGTTCGCTTGTCATTTCTTAACGCAAAGTAAACGCTCCATTCCTTATCAGCGGCACCTGACGACACGGTTATCCATCTGCTGATACAGAGGTCTCGTCGAAACTGTGTGCTAATCCTACACCTGATGACAGAGTGGGCGAGGATGTCCGCTGTTTATActcgtattttttttaaataatggaaTGAACATTTATACTCGTATTTAAACAGACGGTTTAATATACCACTTATTAAGTGACATTTAAATTACCATATACCTTTGTACATAATGTATTGTATCAAATTTTTAACTACCCAAATCTGCTACATATAATTAAACAAATAACCCACTAGAAAATAAATATAGCTAATAAATATAGCTAGTAGACATCTTATGAGAACACTGCGCCTGCCACTTTCAACcttaaaaattttttaaattatattacaAGTAAATTGCACTGGTTGTACACGAATTTACAGGTAGGTGCATGCCACCTAATGCACAAGCTTACAAACTGCCTATTTAGTGTATGAAGTTGTCCAGTACGTGCGAAACAATACTGGAGCGACACGTCATGACTAATAATTGTGAGTTGAAACCTACTTACAATGGCATGCGCACGCATCAAAAGGTCATAAAAGGCATACCACATTTGTGAATGACCTCTACTTAGTATTTATTTGTGTTTTTTATTGTTTACAATTCATTTTATCCTTCATACTTCTATATATTATTCCCCTGTATAATCAACATCTACTATTATATATTTAACTGAGCACATGCATGTTTCTAGATGGCATCATCCTGATATGTGTACATATGTTGCATCCTAATAAAGGTTCAACTCAGTAAGATTAACCATGCATGCTTAGCCTTGGTTCACACAGACCATGCAAGTCTGTGCACTGAAATAAGCATCTTGCAAGTTTGTGTATTAGATTACATCCgcctataaaatttatataccaCTAATATAATTTACTCTTAAATCATCAAATTTTTGTAGGGTAAGAAACTAAACATAATATTACCATTATTATCCTACCAAACTTTAGTAATTCCGGAAGTTTCCTCTCATAAAAACACAATCAAAAGTTAGTAAGACAAACCAAACAACATctaaatttggtaatgtaaaatATGTCAAATTTTAGGTAAGGTTCGTTTGGGCAACTAGCCAAACAAGCCCATATATCACCTAGTAGATGTAGTGGAATGATGGACTACATTTTGCTTAGTGAAAGGTGTAATTTACTATTATTAATTAGTTTTTACACGAGCAATGAAGGTAACCTAAACAGTTACATAAGTACTCATTATTTTGAAATTCTTTTACAAGTACTATCTCCGtatctaattaaaaaaatacaagtatCATATAGTAAGTATGTAACACATGTTAGAAACTCTTAACCAGAACAATACAATAATGAATAAAGTATATATGCACCAATCTTCCAGTATCGTGAAAATTAGTTCTGCCAGGTCTGACTTTCATCTGTAATGAAAGTGACCAGAGGAGTCTCGTACTGTCCGATTTGGATATGAACACATATTTGAGTTGCATGTTTTAAACATTGTGTCAAAAGACATTGCGATCTGTCAAACTGTGTGGAGGTCAAACTGTCTCCAGAACCCTAAAAAAATGGGCCTCTGTATGTTAAGAAAGAAGATCACAGTAGTGTGGTCCACAGAGGATAAGCCGCAGTAgctgaaaggaataagttcactttgtgaccctcaaagtgatcgaaatctaattcgtaaccctaaaccacaaaaccggatatct of the Oryza sativa Japonica Group chromosome 2, ASM3414082v1 genome contains:
- the LOC107276804 gene encoding UDP-glycosyltransferase 82A1; protein product: MGTGRKPVDGDGDGAASAVVFLVPFPAQGHVTPMLHLARALAARGDVAPTVVLPDFIHRRVVRAGGNGGGGGVALASFPSGIPGGDDGDGDPGFASIVHAMENRMPAHLERVLMLMRDDDDDRLAAAGRRAACLTVVVDVLASWAVPVATRCGVAAVGFWPAMLASYRVVAAIPELIDRGLVSEYGIPILANGFNKNQGQVKANLQAEIISLFPEELELSTTDLPWLVGDAATQKSRFAFWLRTMERVKTLRCILVNSFPGEAIAAGADQQQPLPQDQQILQVGPLLATIVTDRAKGNSNLRCSPMKTTKNDTSTCQADDRTSCMEWLDQQRPGSVAYVSFGTWVAPIAPGEITELAVGLEATGRPFLWVLKDDPSWRAGLPAGYTDQYSGRGKIVAWAPQEDVLAHGAVGCYLTHCGWNSTLEAIRHGVRMLCYPVAGDQFINCAYIVRAWGIGIRLRSADRGEVVDCVGRIMEGEDGRRLREKLDELRERVMAGEALCVAKRNIEEFIRGISGQRLQ